A genomic segment from Chitinophagaceae bacterium encodes:
- the tilS gene encoding tRNA lysidine(34) synthetase TilS, translating to MLQSFQHYIESNHLFLKKDKLLVAVSGGVDSIVLCDLLQKCGYTFAIAHCNFQLRKEESDGDEVFVKLIAERFQRQFFIKKFDTNLYAEANKVSTQVAARELRYQWFAQLIERGEANMLLTAHHASDNIETLLMNFFKGTGIKGLQGILPKTKNKITIVRPFLFAQKAALLHYAKENKLPFREDSSNASDKYTRNYFRNKLLPAIQRVYPGAEANLLHNLQRFNDVAILYNMQIEEIKRKLITVNNEETHIPVLRLLKTPAMPTVLFEIVKNYGFAATQLPEIIKLLDAESGKFISNERYRILKNRKWLIISQLSNASAVYIINEGDSELFLEDKVLHITIQELKGEINQSPDFAFLDKKEIDFPLILRKWKQGDYFYPLGMSKKKKLSRFFVDNKLSLLQKENTWVLESNKKIIWVLGMRIDNRFKITGATKQVLRLKLQHSS from the coding sequence ATGCTTCAGTCTTTTCAGCATTATATTGAAAGCAACCATCTTTTTTTGAAAAAAGATAAACTGCTGGTAGCTGTAAGTGGTGGCGTGGATAGTATTGTGCTTTGTGATTTGTTGCAAAAATGCGGTTATACTTTTGCAATAGCACATTGTAATTTTCAATTAAGAAAGGAAGAGAGTGATGGCGACGAAGTTTTTGTAAAGCTAATTGCGGAAAGGTTTCAAAGACAATTTTTTATTAAAAAATTTGATACCAACCTTTACGCTGAAGCTAATAAAGTGTCTACACAGGTTGCAGCCCGTGAATTGCGCTATCAATGGTTTGCCCAATTAATTGAAAGAGGCGAAGCAAATATGCTTTTAACAGCCCATCATGCAAGCGATAATATAGAAACCCTGCTGATGAACTTTTTTAAAGGAACAGGAATTAAAGGCTTACAGGGGATTTTGCCCAAAACAAAAAATAAAATCACTATTGTAAGGCCGTTCCTTTTTGCCCAAAAAGCAGCCCTTTTGCACTATGCCAAAGAAAACAAGCTGCCCTTTAGGGAAGATTCATCCAACGCATCAGATAAATACACCCGTAATTATTTTCGCAATAAATTGCTGCCTGCTATACAAAGAGTATATCCCGGTGCAGAGGCCAACCTGTTGCATAATTTGCAACGTTTTAATGACGTTGCCATTTTATACAACATGCAAATTGAAGAAATAAAGAGAAAATTAATTACGGTAAATAACGAAGAAACCCATATACCCGTTTTAAGATTGCTGAAAACACCTGCAATGCCTACTGTGCTTTTTGAAATTGTAAAAAACTATGGGTTTGCCGCCACACAATTGCCAGAAATAATAAAGTTGCTAGATGCAGAAAGTGGTAAGTTTATTTCAAACGAAAGATACCGCATTTTAAAAAATCGCAAATGGCTCATCATTTCTCAACTCAGCAATGCTTCAGCGGTTTATATTATAAATGAAGGCGATAGCGAATTATTTTTAGAAGATAAAGTATTGCACATTACTATTCAGGAGCTAAAAGGCGAAATAAACCAATCACCCGATTTTGCTTTTTTGGATAAAAAGGAAATTGATTTTCCTTTGATATTACGCAAGTGGAAGCAGGGCGATTATTTTTACCCATTAGGTATGTCCAAAAAGAAAAAACTTTCCCGTTTTTTTGTGGATAATAAATTGTCGCTGTTGCAAAAAGAAAATACCTGGGTGCTGGAGTCCAATAAAAAAATCATTTGGGTGCTGGGTATGCGCATTGACAACAGGTTTAAAATTACCGGTGCCACAAAACAGGTTTTGCGCCTAAAATTGCAGCACAGCAGCTAA